One window of Thermodesulfobacteriota bacterium genomic DNA carries:
- the rplQ gene encoding 50S ribosomal protein L17: MRRNPAHRKALLRNLMNSLVLSERIETTVPKAKELRRLGDRLITLGKRGTLHARRQAFALLSSKETTDKLFESLAGRFTERNGGYTRILRTGFRVGDGAEMAIIEYLPAEEKKTAAKGKKKAAAKKGAAKPEKKPAARTRA, encoded by the coding sequence TTGAGAAGGAACCCGGCACACCGCAAGGCGCTGCTGCGGAACCTCATGAATTCGCTGGTGCTTTCCGAGAGGATCGAGACCACGGTCCCGAAGGCGAAGGAGCTGCGGCGCCTCGGCGACCGGCTGATCACGCTCGGGAAGCGCGGCACGCTCCACGCACGGCGGCAGGCCTTCGCGTTGCTGAGCAGCAAGGAAACGACCGACAAGCTGTTCGAGTCGCTGGCGGGGCGGTTCACGGAGAGGAACGGCGGCTACACCCGGATCCTGCGGACGGGGTTCCGCGTTGGGGACGGGGCGGAGATGGCCATCATCGAGTACCTGCCGGCGGAGGAGAAGAAGACCGCCGCGAAGGGGAAGAAGAAGGCCGCCGCGAAGAAGGGCGCCGCCAAGCCGGAGAAGAAGCCGGCCGCCCGGACGCGCGCC
- a CDS encoding DNA-directed RNA polymerase subunit alpha — translation MFQRNWKQLIKPRRIEVQTDTATFNYGKFVAEPLERGFGTTLGNALRRVLLSSLQGGAITSVRIEGVQHEFSTMVGVVEDVTDIVLNLKEIRLRMHSPEQRTLRLEAKGPCRVKASDISPDPMVEILNRDHHIAELSDNAVLKMELTVRMGKGYVSAERNLEENAPIGTIPIDAIFSPLRKVNFTVTNARVGQQTDYDRLTLEVWTDGSILPADAVAYAAKILKDQLTVFINFEDEAELPDEPRRLDEAAGNENLYKPVEELELSVRAYNCLKNADIKYIGELVQRSEQEMLKTKNFGKKSLNEIKEVLVGMGLSLGMKVEGFVPEKYSPPREED, via the coding sequence ATGTTTCAACGAAACTGGAAGCAGCTCATCAAGCCCCGACGGATCGAGGTCCAGACCGATACGGCCACATTCAACTACGGGAAATTCGTCGCCGAGCCGCTGGAGCGGGGATTCGGCACCACGCTGGGAAACGCCCTCCGGCGCGTCCTCCTGTCCTCCCTCCAGGGCGGAGCCATCACCTCCGTGCGCATCGAGGGGGTCCAGCACGAGTTTTCCACGATGGTCGGCGTCGTGGAGGACGTGACCGATATCGTCCTCAACCTCAAGGAGATCCGGCTCCGCATGCATTCGCCGGAGCAGCGCACGCTCCGCCTGGAGGCCAAGGGGCCCTGCCGGGTGAAGGCGTCCGACATCTCTCCGGACCCCATGGTCGAGATCCTGAACCGCGACCACCACATCGCGGAGCTCTCCGACAACGCGGTCCTGAAGATGGAATTGACCGTCCGGATGGGGAAGGGGTACGTCTCCGCCGAAAGGAACCTCGAGGAGAACGCCCCGATCGGGACGATCCCCATCGACGCGATCTTCTCCCCGCTCCGGAAGGTGAATTTCACGGTCACGAACGCGCGCGTCGGACAGCAGACCGACTACGACCGGCTGACGCTCGAGGTGTGGACCGACGGCTCGATCCTGCCGGCCGACGCGGTCGCCTACGCCGCGAAGATCCTGAAGGACCAGCTCACGGTCTTCATCAACTTCGAGGACGAGGCAGAGCTGCCGGACGAGCCGCGCCGCCTCGACGAGGCCGCCGGCAACGAGAACCTGTACAAGCCGGTCGAGGAGCTGGAGCTCTCCGTGCGGGCCTACAACTGCCTGAAGAACGCGGACATCAAGTATATCGGCGAGCTGGTCCAGAGGTCCGAGCAGGAGATGCTCAAGACGAAGAATTTCGGCAAGAAGAGCCTCAACGAGATCAAGGAGGTCCTGGTCGGGATGGGGCTTTCGCTCGGGATGAAGGTTGAGGGGTTCGTGCCGGAGAAGTACAGCCCGCCGCGGGAAGAGGACTGA
- the rpsD gene encoding 30S ribosomal protein S4, with protein MARYREAVCRLCRREGVELYLKGDRCFTDKCAIKRRGYPPGQHGQRRPKHSDYGVQLREKQKAKRIYGLLEKQFRNYFEKAERMKGKTGDNLLILLERRLDSVVYKLGFAQTRRESRQIVRHGHFTVNGRKVNIPSFLVRAGDAVELREKSRKIPNLNESLDAVVRKGIPPWLELAREQFRGVVKALPVRADIQEPIQEQLIVELYSK; from the coding sequence TTGGCAAGGTATCGAGAGGCCGTTTGCAGGTTATGCCGCAGGGAAGGCGTCGAGCTTTACCTGAAAGGGGACCGCTGCTTCACGGACAAGTGCGCCATCAAGCGGAGAGGGTATCCTCCGGGCCAGCACGGCCAGCGCCGCCCGAAGCACAGCGACTACGGGGTCCAGCTCCGCGAGAAGCAGAAGGCGAAGCGGATCTACGGCCTTCTGGAGAAGCAGTTCCGCAACTACTTCGAGAAGGCCGAGCGGATGAAGGGGAAGACCGGCGACAACCTTCTGATCCTGCTGGAACGGCGCCTCGACAGCGTGGTGTACAAGCTCGGGTTCGCGCAGACGCGGCGGGAGAGCCGGCAGATCGTGCGGCACGGCCACTTCACGGTGAACGGCAGGAAGGTGAACATCCCCTCCTTCCTGGTGCGCGCCGGGGACGCCGTCGAGCTCCGGGAGAAGAGCCGGAAGATCCCCAACCTGAACGAGTCGCTGGACGCCGTCGTCCGGAAGGGAATCCCCCCCTGGCTCGAGCTCGCGAGGGAGCAGTTCCGCGGCGTCGTCAAGGCGCTGCCGGTCCGCGCCGATATCCAGGAGCCGATCCAGGAGCAGTTGATCGTCGAGCTGTATTCGAAGTAA